One window from the genome of Halobellus ruber encodes:
- the ppc gene encoding phosphoenolpyruvate carboxylase: MELHGRDVNQDVRELGALLGDVLAEQTSEGSFETVEDIRNAAISYREGEHDSRGELDRRLEGLSPDGESIVARAFTTYFELINLAEERERARVVRESSQGGDLEDGLVATVETLVEADADPETVQQVLDDVLIEPTFTAHPTEARRKTVKAKLRSIANRLEELDERRLTDREHDQLWRKVDAEVTSLWQTSQVRERRPEPQDEARNVQWYLESILFDVVGEVYAELEDLLADEYPEVDVPKLYEFRSWAGSDRDGNPFVTPEVTTDTLERQRAVVLEKYRQALKRLSGFLSQDGRRVDVGHELERSLKADASRLPTIADEAEERYPGEPYRQKLKLMRERLRRIEDVRPGGYAEKEELLSDLDTIDGSLRSAGAGVVADEYVEPLIRQVDTFGFTLASLDLRDHQENHTEAVHEALAEAGIDYYGLDEEGRTEVLTEAILQDEPVIDLENPGDVSDLAERVLRRFGMLGEWQSEFGVGAIDTYCISMTEEPSHVLEVLFLADQAGAVALPDHCGIDVVPLLETESALNGARRIMGTLFENEAYQQAMAARDNVQEIMLGYSDSNKENGFLAANWDLYKNQRRLANICRDFDVKMRLFHGRGGSISRGGGPMNEAMLALPNETVSGQIKFTEQGEAIAEKYANPQIAERNLEQMLNAQIRARLRAIREPEEEVREEWVDAMDTMAPAAREAYRGLLESEGFVAYFGQATPIGVIENLNLGSRPASRSGERTVEDLRAIPWVFSWTQSRCIITGWYALGTGIQAYLDDGGDIETLREMYDEWPFFRTTLDNASLALARTDFEIASHYADLADPELRERFFPELKTEYERARDVVLDISDRESLLKREWLDESLRRRNPYVDPLNLLQTKLLAQSHRTDEEEQTLRLTVKGIAAGMKNTG; the protein is encoded by the coding sequence ATGGAACTCCACGGCAGGGACGTCAACCAGGACGTCCGGGAACTCGGCGCCCTTCTCGGCGACGTGTTGGCCGAGCAGACGTCGGAAGGATCGTTCGAGACGGTCGAGGACATCCGGAACGCAGCGATCTCCTACCGGGAAGGGGAACACGACTCCCGGGGGGAACTGGACCGACGGCTCGAAGGGCTCTCGCCCGACGGCGAGAGCATCGTCGCGCGGGCATTCACCACGTACTTCGAGCTGATAAACCTCGCCGAGGAGCGCGAACGCGCCCGGGTCGTCCGGGAGAGTTCCCAGGGCGGGGACCTGGAGGACGGGCTGGTCGCCACCGTCGAGACGCTCGTCGAGGCCGACGCCGACCCCGAGACCGTCCAGCAGGTGCTCGACGACGTCCTCATCGAGCCGACGTTCACCGCCCACCCCACCGAGGCCCGCCGGAAGACGGTGAAGGCGAAGCTCCGCTCGATCGCGAACCGCTTAGAGGAGCTCGACGAACGCCGGCTCACCGACCGCGAACACGACCAACTGTGGCGGAAGGTCGACGCCGAGGTAACCAGCCTCTGGCAGACCTCCCAGGTCCGCGAGCGCCGCCCGGAGCCGCAGGACGAGGCCCGGAACGTCCAGTGGTACCTCGAATCCATCCTGTTCGACGTCGTCGGCGAGGTCTACGCCGAACTCGAGGACCTGCTGGCCGACGAGTACCCCGAGGTCGACGTCCCGAAGCTCTACGAGTTCCGGTCGTGGGCGGGGTCGGACCGCGACGGCAACCCCTTCGTAACCCCGGAGGTCACCACCGACACCCTGGAACGGCAGCGGGCAGTCGTCTTAGAGAAGTACCGCCAGGCGCTGAAGCGGCTCTCGGGCTTCCTGAGCCAGGACGGCCGCCGGGTCGACGTCGGTCACGAACTCGAACGGTCGCTGAAGGCCGACGCGTCGCGGCTCCCCACCATCGCGGACGAGGCCGAGGAGCGGTACCCCGGCGAGCCGTACCGGCAGAAACTGAAGCTGATGCGCGAGCGGCTCCGCCGGATCGAGGACGTCCGGCCGGGCGGCTACGCCGAAAAGGAGGAGCTGCTCTCGGATCTCGACACGATCGACGGGAGCCTCCGGTCGGCGGGCGCGGGCGTTGTCGCCGACGAGTACGTCGAGCCGCTGATCCGACAGGTCGACACGTTCGGGTTCACGCTGGCGAGCCTCGACCTCCGCGACCACCAGGAGAACCACACCGAGGCGGTCCACGAGGCGCTCGCCGAGGCGGGGATCGACTACTACGGGCTCGACGAGGAGGGCCGAACGGAGGTCCTCACCGAGGCGATCCTCCAGGACGAGCCGGTGATCGACCTCGAAAACCCCGGCGACGTCTCGGACCTCGCCGAGCGGGTGCTCCGGCGGTTCGGGATGTTGGGGGAGTGGCAAAGCGAGTTCGGCGTCGGCGCCATCGACACCTACTGCATCTCGATGACCGAAGAGCCCAGCCACGTGCTCGAGGTGCTGTTCCTCGCCGACCAGGCCGGCGCGGTCGCGCTGCCGGACCACTGCGGCATCGACGTGGTCCCGCTTCTCGAAACCGAGTCGGCGCTCAACGGCGCCCGCCGGATCATGGGCACGCTGTTCGAGAACGAGGCCTACCAGCAGGCGATGGCCGCCCGCGACAACGTCCAGGAGATCATGCTGGGCTACTCCGACTCCAACAAGGAGAACGGCTTTCTCGCCGCGAACTGGGACCTCTACAAGAACCAGCGCCGGCTGGCGAACATCTGCCGGGACTTCGACGTGAAGATGCGGCTGTTCCACGGCCGCGGCGGGTCGATCTCCCGGGGCGGCGGCCCGATGAACGAGGCGATGCTCGCGCTGCCGAACGAGACGGTCTCGGGGCAGATCAAGTTCACCGAGCAGGGCGAGGCGATCGCCGAGAAGTACGCGAACCCGCAGATCGCCGAGCGGAACCTCGAACAGATGCTGAACGCCCAGATCCGCGCACGGCTGCGGGCGATCCGCGAGCCCGAAGAGGAGGTTCGCGAGGAGTGGGTCGACGCGATGGACACGATGGCGCCTGCCGCCCGTGAGGCCTACCGCGGCCTGCTGGAGTCGGAGGGGTTCGTGGCGTACTTCGGGCAGGCCACCCCCATCGGCGTGATCGAGAACCTCAACCTGGGGTCGCGGCCGGCGTCGCGGTCGGGCGAGCGAACCGTCGAGGACCTCCGGGCGATCCCGTGGGTGTTCTCCTGGACCCAATCGCGGTGTATCATCACCGGGTGGTACGCGCTGGGGACCGGCATTCAGGCATACCTCGACGACGGGGGCGACATCGAGACGCTGCGCGAGATGTACGACGAGTGGCCGTTCTTCCGGACCACCCTCGACAACGCTTCCCTCGCGTTGGCCCGGACGGACTTCGAGATCGCGAGCCACTACGCGGACCTCGCGGACCCGGAGCTCAGAGAGCGGTTCTTCCCGGAGCTCAAAACCGAGTACGAGCGCGCCCGCGACGTCGTCCTCGACATCTCCGACCGGGAGTCGCTGCTCAAACGCGAGTGGCTCGACGAGAGCCTCCGCCGACGGAACCCCTACGTCGACCCCCTGAACCTGCTGCAGACGAAGCTCCTGGCGCAGTCCCACCGGACCGACGAGGAGGAACAGACCCTCCGGCTGACGGTGAAGGGGATCGCCGCCGGGATGAAGAACACCGGGTAG
- a CDS encoding alpha/beta hydrolase: MHRRHAVLIIAVLMVVAGGLVAAAVQTNGGQVEVKEVRFAGPDGQTVEGDLYIPPGATDENPAPGVVATHGYINSKETQSPFAIEFARRGMVVLAIDQTGHGYSDPPAFGAGFGGPPALSYMQSLSFVDDDNIGLEGHSMGGWASVAAAATYPEGYESVTLVGSSTASFPGVPEGNTEFPRNTAVVFSEYDEFSMLMWGIPHASDVERSEKLQGLFGTDDPIEEGRTYGSIEDGTARQLYTPATTHPGDHLSTTAVGDAIEWQQRTLDGTDDRPPGDQIWWVKELATLVSLLGGVLFLFPFGATLLSDRRLGTAVRDRPAAAGATGISRYLTFALAAIIPVATYLPLNLLGQNSISPSWLFPQQITNGVLVWAVANAAIIVGLFGVWHLVDNRGTSRERYGFDADGPRTVAASAAAAVAVVGTFYLLLAGVGYLFGTDFRFWVFAVKLPSTLQLGIVFRYLLPLTLFFLAFELLLNGQLRTDGDGFGRAFATNWVAAVGGFVAFLAVQYGVLLSGQPLPFGEPLLTIVAFQFVAVLTIATAVSTYFFRKTGRVWTGAFVNALLVTTILVAGTATHVPL, encoded by the coding sequence ATGCACAGACGACACGCTGTATTGATTATCGCCGTGCTGATGGTAGTCGCCGGGGGGTTGGTGGCGGCCGCCGTCCAGACCAACGGCGGCCAGGTCGAGGTGAAGGAGGTCCGGTTCGCCGGACCCGACGGGCAGACCGTCGAAGGCGACCTGTACATTCCGCCCGGGGCGACCGACGAGAACCCTGCACCCGGGGTGGTGGCGACACACGGGTACATCAACTCCAAGGAGACGCAGTCGCCGTTCGCCATCGAGTTCGCCAGGCGAGGAATGGTCGTGCTCGCGATCGACCAGACCGGCCACGGCTACTCCGACCCGCCGGCGTTCGGCGCCGGGTTCGGCGGCCCACCGGCGCTGTCGTATATGCAGTCGCTGTCGTTCGTCGACGACGATAATATCGGGCTCGAGGGCCACTCGATGGGTGGATGGGCGAGTGTCGCGGCCGCTGCCACCTACCCCGAGGGGTACGAGTCGGTCACGCTCGTGGGGTCTTCGACGGCCTCGTTCCCGGGCGTGCCGGAGGGCAACACCGAATTCCCGCGGAACACGGCAGTCGTGTTCAGCGAGTACGACGAGTTCTCGATGCTGATGTGGGGGATTCCACACGCCTCCGACGTCGAGCGAAGCGAGAAGCTCCAAGGGCTCTTCGGTACCGACGACCCGATCGAGGAGGGCCGCACCTACGGGAGTATCGAGGATGGGACCGCACGCCAACTCTACACGCCGGCGACCACCCACCCCGGCGATCACCTCTCGACGACGGCAGTTGGCGACGCGATCGAGTGGCAGCAGCGGACGCTTGATGGGACCGACGACCGACCCCCAGGCGATCAGATCTGGTGGGTGAAGGAGCTCGCGACGTTGGTGTCGCTTCTCGGCGGTGTGCTGTTTCTGTTCCCGTTCGGCGCGACGCTCCTCTCGGACCGGCGTCTCGGCACCGCCGTTCGGGATCGGCCTGCAGCGGCGGGCGCAACGGGGATCAGCCGGTATCTCACTTTCGCGCTCGCGGCAATCATCCCTGTGGCGACCTACCTGCCGTTGAACCTGCTCGGACAGAACAGCATCAGCCCGTCGTGGCTGTTCCCCCAGCAGATCACGAACGGCGTCCTGGTGTGGGCAGTGGCGAACGCGGCCATCATTGTCGGCCTCTTCGGGGTGTGGCACCTGGTCGACAACCGGGGGACGAGCCGTGAGCGGTACGGCTTCGATGCTGACGGTCCGCGAACGGTTGCCGCCTCCGCCGCCGCGGCGGTGGCCGTCGTCGGTACTTTCTATCTCCTCCTGGCGGGGGTCGGCTATCTGTTCGGGACCGACTTCCGGTTCTGGGTGTTCGCGGTCAAGCTCCCCTCCACACTCCAACTCGGCATCGTCTTCCGGTATCTCTTGCCGCTCACGCTGTTCTTCCTGGCGTTCGAGCTGCTGTTGAACGGCCAGCTCCGGACCGACGGCGACGGGTTCGGGCGTGCGTTCGCGACCAACTGGGTCGCCGCCGTCGGCGGGTTCGTCGCCTTCCTGGCGGTCCAGTACGGCGTGCTGCTGTCGGGGCAGCCGCTCCCGTTCGGCGAGCCGCTGCTGACGATCGTCGCGTTCCAGTTCGTTGCGGTCCTCACCATCGCGACTGCGGTATCGACGTACTTTTTCCGGAAGACCGGCCGCGTCTGGACCGGGGCGTTCGTCAACGCCCTCCTGGTGACGACGATCCTCGTCGCCGGCACAGCCACCCACGTGCCGCTGTAG
- a CDS encoding ribbon-helix-helix protein, CopG family: MGNKNKTISFRVNEDAFETLREIAEERDISLSAVFRDYVDTLVAHDGQVEAVPEHELEQLRSDDDAEPFPPTVEVPKSFVREHERLELEAEHLREQLEEHKEYVTYLQERLEADDEEIIHLEDLDRDDDEAVRLGSDDGTSYR; the protein is encoded by the coding sequence ATGGGCAACAAGAACAAGACCATCTCGTTCCGCGTCAACGAGGACGCGTTCGAGACACTCCGCGAGATCGCCGAGGAGCGCGACATCTCCCTGTCGGCGGTGTTCCGCGACTACGTCGACACGCTCGTTGCCCACGACGGCCAGGTCGAGGCCGTCCCCGAACACGAACTCGAACAGCTCCGCAGCGACGACGACGCCGAGCCGTTCCCGCCCACGGTCGAGGTGCCCAAGAGCTTCGTTCGGGAACACGAGCGGCTCGAACTCGAAGCCGAACACCTCCGGGAGCAGTTGGAGGAACACAAGGAGTACGTCACCTACCTCCAGGAACGGCTCGAAGCCGACGACGAGGAGATCATCCACCTGGAGGATCTCGATCGCGACGACGACGAGGCCGTCCGACTCGGGTCGGACGACGGTACGTCGTACCGGTAG
- a CDS encoding RPA family protein: MSSNEIPTREVARRVFADEFNDATFSFKESDDDRAPVYALLPTGEKVNRVFFVGTLTEKEDVGEDNEYWRGRIVDPTGTFFVYAGQYQPEATSTLRDLEPPAYVAVVGKPRTYETDDGTVNVSVRPESIQVVDAATRDRWVVETAERTIDRVSAFEDEGNEYGRMAREEYDIPVERYVESTVSALESVEESDGDELGVGGAGSGADLQPEP; encoded by the coding sequence ATGAGTTCCAATGAGATTCCGACCCGAGAGGTCGCACGGCGTGTGTTCGCAGACGAGTTCAATGACGCGACGTTCAGCTTCAAGGAGTCCGACGACGACCGCGCGCCGGTGTACGCCCTGCTTCCGACGGGGGAGAAGGTCAACCGCGTGTTCTTCGTCGGCACCCTAACCGAGAAGGAGGACGTCGGCGAGGACAACGAGTACTGGCGCGGTCGCATCGTCGACCCGACGGGCACGTTCTTCGTGTACGCCGGCCAGTACCAGCCCGAAGCCACGAGTACGCTTCGGGACCTCGAACCCCCGGCGTACGTCGCGGTCGTGGGCAAGCCCCGCACCTACGAGACCGACGACGGCACGGTCAACGTCTCGGTCCGCCCCGAGTCGATCCAGGTCGTCGACGCCGCCACCCGCGACCGGTGGGTGGTCGAGACCGCCGAGCGCACCATCGACCGGGTCAGCGCCTTCGAGGACGAGGGCAACGAGTACGGCCGGATGGCGCGTGAGGAGTACGACATCCCGGTCGAGCGGTACGTCGAGTCGACCGTGTCGGCGCTGGAGAGCGTCGAGGAGTCCGACGGCGACGAACTCGGCGTCGGCGGCGCGGGTTCCGGGGCGGACCTCCAGCCCGAGCCATAG
- a CDS encoding replication factor A (Replication protein A protects and stabilize the intermediate ssDNA that is generated by the unwinding action of a DNA helicase at the replication fork. In addition, SSBs prevent the formation of secondary structures by single-stranded template DNA.), with protein sequence MSDLRTHAAEIAEQFSDHLDVTDEEVEERLRNLVEEYRVPVEEARRSVVNSYLDEAGLEREELGRGGNEKVRLADIDQDEQWIDATAKVVELWEPRSDSVAQVGLLGDESGRTKFIAFETSDLPELEEGAVYRLGNLVTDEYQGDFSVKLNRTTSIEKVDEDIEVGNDAVTVEGALVDIQSGSGLIKRCPEEGCTRVLQNGRCSEHGDVDGEFDLRIKGVLDDGETVHETIFGRETTEELTGITLEEAQQMAKDALDTTVVVEEMREDLLGTYYRISGPELGRYVLADEVERLAEPADPEAVLIKARSI encoded by the coding sequence ATGTCAGACCTGCGAACCCACGCAGCGGAGATTGCCGAACAGTTCTCGGACCACCTGGACGTGACCGACGAGGAGGTCGAAGAGCGGCTTCGGAACCTCGTCGAGGAGTACCGCGTGCCCGTCGAGGAGGCGCGGCGCTCGGTCGTCAACAGCTACCTCGACGAGGCCGGCCTCGAACGCGAGGAACTCGGCCGCGGCGGCAACGAGAAGGTCCGCCTCGCTGACATCGACCAGGACGAACAGTGGATCGACGCCACCGCGAAGGTCGTCGAACTCTGGGAGCCCCGCAGCGACTCGGTCGCACAGGTGGGGCTCCTCGGCGACGAGTCCGGCCGGACCAAGTTCATCGCCTTCGAGACCTCCGACCTCCCCGAACTCGAGGAGGGCGCGGTCTACCGCCTCGGTAACCTCGTCACCGACGAGTACCAGGGCGACTTCTCGGTGAAGCTCAACCGCACGACCTCGATCGAGAAGGTCGACGAGGATATCGAGGTCGGCAACGACGCCGTCACCGTTGAGGGCGCCTTAGTCGACATCCAGTCGGGCAGCGGCCTGATCAAGCGGTGCCCCGAGGAGGGTTGCACCCGGGTGCTCCAGAACGGCCGGTGTTCCGAGCACGGCGACGTCGACGGCGAGTTCGACCTCCGGATCAAGGGGGTGCTCGACGACGGCGAGACCGTCCACGAGACCATCTTCGGCCGGGAGACCACCGAGGAACTCACGGGTATCACCCTCGAGGAGGCCCAGCAGATGGCGAAGGACGCCCTCGACACCACCGTCGTCGTCGAGGAGATGCGCGAGGACCTGCTCGGGACGTACTACCGGATTTCGGGCCCCGAACTCGGCCGGTACGTCCTCGCCGACGAGGTCGAACGGCTCGCCGAACCGGCGGATCCCGAAGCGGTCCTGATCAAAGCGAGGTCGATCTGA
- a CDS encoding ubiquinol-cytochrome c reductase iron-sulfur subunit gives MSESDKYPAESGRRRFVKGVVGGAALAGVGATGAAAINSATQASGAGGGATQAYAIENTDGPAPRGMPQIPVAIDDEGYLKGVWPEVKTEKQGGISIQIAETENFKGSGVTYTSEWFQYCGVESYAGLEPDYDSENYFRVGSNPGYEWQSETYSEGDRLHVDDFSNYQTWTGGMGEAVGKGATGRWRSEDAEDIIPIQVIKSDRVMELAQQDPWIEASTQDGFIAWLNKCTHFCCVPQFKNEGSAKFGAENDVYCQCHQSVYDPYSLVQTLFVARPRPE, from the coding sequence ATGAGCGAGAGCGACAAGTACCCGGCGGAGTCGGGTCGCCGCCGGTTCGTCAAGGGCGTCGTCGGCGGCGCGGCGCTCGCGGGTGTCGGCGCGACGGGCGCGGCCGCGATCAACTCCGCGACGCAGGCCAGCGGCGCCGGTGGCGGGGCGACCCAGGCGTACGCCATCGAGAACACGGACGGCCCGGCCCCCCGGGGAATGCCGCAGATCCCCGTCGCAATCGACGATGAGGGGTACCTCAAGGGCGTCTGGCCCGAGGTCAAAACCGAGAAACAGGGCGGGATCTCGATTCAGATCGCCGAGACGGAGAACTTCAAAGGCTCGGGTGTGACCTACACCTCGGAGTGGTTCCAGTACTGCGGCGTCGAGTCCTACGCCGGGCTCGAACCCGACTACGACTCCGAGAACTACTTCAGAGTCGGCTCGAACCCCGGCTACGAGTGGCAGAGTGAGACGTACTCCGAGGGCGACCGCCTCCACGTCGACGACTTCTCCAACTATCAGACGTGGACCGGCGGTATGGGCGAGGCAGTCGGCAAGGGTGCCACCGGCCGGTGGCGTTCGGAAGACGCCGAGGACATCATCCCGATCCAGGTCATCAAATCCGACCGAGTGATGGAACTGGCCCAGCAGGACCCGTGGATCGAAGCCTCGACGCAGGACGGATTCATCGCGTGGCTCAACAAGTGCACGCACTTCTGTTGCGTCCCGCAGTTCAAAAACGAGGGCTCGGCCAAGTTCGGCGCCGAAAACGACGTGTACTGTCAGTGTCACCAGTCGGTCTACGACCCGTACAGTCTCGTCCAGACCCTGTTCGTGGCGCGCCCCCGGCCCGAGTGA